In one window of Synchiropus splendidus isolate RoL2022-P1 chromosome 15, RoL_Sspl_1.0, whole genome shotgun sequence DNA:
- the LOC128771548 gene encoding C-C chemokine receptor type 1-like isoform X1: protein MESKTNMSADYFEDWEEYGKCDNVVAAEFSHVFLPLIYSLVFVFGILGKCHESSSIPFATFLHAFFVMSKMYFGMSINACFCGSEGNSLVICITVMYRNQATMADVCVFNLALSDTLFILMLPFYAHHERVGQWTLGDSMCHFVGGSIRTGFFSSIFFMLILTLDRYALIMHGHRVAYHRTKRVGVVLSVTVWLLSVCVSIPSFVFTKVSEETDCKFDPEDESWEKYDLLTSNILGLALPLLVMVFCYTRVVPLLVKMKSAKKLRVVKLIITVVVIFFVLWLPYNISLLFLFLYQFDYLSETCTTQHHTRLSVVVTEALAFTHCCLNPFIYVFAGQKFRRRALAMVKNFDWGLIDMNSSRVQRLSRKSSISSRSSETFVM from the exons ATGG AAAGCAAGACGAACATGAGTGCAGATTATTTTGAGGATTGGGAAGAATACGGCAAATGTGACAACGTCGTGGCGGCAGAATTCAGCCACGTGTTTCTCCCTTTGATCTACAGTTTGGTGTTCGTCTTCGGGATTCTGGGTAAGTGTCACGAAAGCTCATCAATTCCATTCGCTACTTTCTTACATGCTTTTTTTGTCATGAGTAAAATGTATTTCGGTATGTCTATTAACGCATGCTTTTGTGGCTCTGAAGGCAACAGCCTTGTGATCTGTATCACGGTGATGTATCGAAACCAAGCCACGATGGCCGACGTCTGTGTCTTCAACCTGGCTCTCTCCGATACGCTCTTCATCCTCATGCTGCCCTTCTACGCTCACCACGAACGGGTGGGACAGTGGACATTGGGAGACTCCATGTGCCATTTCGTTGGCGGCTCCATCCGCACTGGCTTTTTCAGCAGCATCTTCTTCATGCTGATCTTGACCCTAGACCGCTACGCGCTCATCATGCACGGCCACAGGGTGGCGTACCACCGCACCAAAAGAGTGGGCGTGGTCCTCTCTGTGACCGTGTGGCTGCTGAGCGTGTGCGTGTCCATTCCGTCCTTCGTGTTCACTAAAGTGAGCGAAGAGACAGACTGCAAGTTCGATCCGGAGGATGAGAGCTGGGAAAAGTATGACCTCCTCACCTCCAACATTTTAGGGCTGGctctccccctgctggtgatGGTCTTCTGCTACACCAGGGTCGTCCCCCTGCTGGTGAAAATGAAGAGTGCAAAGAAGCTTCGAGTCGTCAAGCTCATCATCACCGTCGTGGTCATCTTCTTTGTTCTGTGGCTGCCCTACAACATCAGCCTTCTGTTCCTCTTCCTCTACCAGTTTGACTATCTGTCGGAGACCTGCACCACACAACATCACACCAGGCTGTCTGTGGTGGTGACGGAGGCGCTTGCTTTCACTCACTGTTGCCTCAATCCTTTCATATACGTCTTTGCTGGACAGAAATTTAGGCGGCGCGCTCTTGCCATGGTGAAGAACTTCGATTGGGGATTGATTGATATGAACTCCTCCAGAGTTCAACGCCTCAGTCGGAAAAGTTCCATTTCGTCCAGGAGTTCGGAAACATTCGTCATGTAG
- the LOC128771548 gene encoding C-C chemokine receptor type 1-like isoform X2, whose amino-acid sequence MESKTNMSADYFEDWEEYGKCDNVVAAEFSHVFLPLIYSLVFVFGILGNSLVICITVMYRNQATMADVCVFNLALSDTLFILMLPFYAHHERVGQWTLGDSMCHFVGGSIRTGFFSSIFFMLILTLDRYALIMHGHRVAYHRTKRVGVVLSVTVWLLSVCVSIPSFVFTKVSEETDCKFDPEDESWEKYDLLTSNILGLALPLLVMVFCYTRVVPLLVKMKSAKKLRVVKLIITVVVIFFVLWLPYNISLLFLFLYQFDYLSETCTTQHHTRLSVVVTEALAFTHCCLNPFIYVFAGQKFRRRALAMVKNFDWGLIDMNSSRVQRLSRKSSISSRSSETFVM is encoded by the exons ATGG AAAGCAAGACGAACATGAGTGCAGATTATTTTGAGGATTGGGAAGAATACGGCAAATGTGACAACGTCGTGGCGGCAGAATTCAGCCACGTGTTTCTCCCTTTGATCTACAGTTTGGTGTTCGTCTTCGGGATTCTGG GCAACAGCCTTGTGATCTGTATCACGGTGATGTATCGAAACCAAGCCACGATGGCCGACGTCTGTGTCTTCAACCTGGCTCTCTCCGATACGCTCTTCATCCTCATGCTGCCCTTCTACGCTCACCACGAACGGGTGGGACAGTGGACATTGGGAGACTCCATGTGCCATTTCGTTGGCGGCTCCATCCGCACTGGCTTTTTCAGCAGCATCTTCTTCATGCTGATCTTGACCCTAGACCGCTACGCGCTCATCATGCACGGCCACAGGGTGGCGTACCACCGCACCAAAAGAGTGGGCGTGGTCCTCTCTGTGACCGTGTGGCTGCTGAGCGTGTGCGTGTCCATTCCGTCCTTCGTGTTCACTAAAGTGAGCGAAGAGACAGACTGCAAGTTCGATCCGGAGGATGAGAGCTGGGAAAAGTATGACCTCCTCACCTCCAACATTTTAGGGCTGGctctccccctgctggtgatGGTCTTCTGCTACACCAGGGTCGTCCCCCTGCTGGTGAAAATGAAGAGTGCAAAGAAGCTTCGAGTCGTCAAGCTCATCATCACCGTCGTGGTCATCTTCTTTGTTCTGTGGCTGCCCTACAACATCAGCCTTCTGTTCCTCTTCCTCTACCAGTTTGACTATCTGTCGGAGACCTGCACCACACAACATCACACCAGGCTGTCTGTGGTGGTGACGGAGGCGCTTGCTTTCACTCACTGTTGCCTCAATCCTTTCATATACGTCTTTGCTGGACAGAAATTTAGGCGGCGCGCTCTTGCCATGGTGAAGAACTTCGATTGGGGATTGATTGATATGAACTCCTCCAGAGTTCAACGCCTCAGTCGGAAAAGTTCCATTTCGTCCAGGAGTTCGGAAACATTCGTCATGTAG
- the cabz01093075.1 gene encoding C-C chemokine receptor type 3 has translation MAAVTPVTLGFPTNQNISNSSDYDYNYDYNYDGKEPCDYVNFKPQGLVRIYSIFFTVGLLGNSVVVWVISCGARLRSMTDVCLLNLAIADILLSCSLPFLVYQAYDQWVFGETICKIVLITYNIVFYSGIFFVTLMSIDRYLAIVHAVYATRIRTQQFGIAAALVTWVIGVMASFPDILYLKQDSNGSVTHCFPEYPAVGNNHHFWRVLGLFKMNILGLIIPLVIMGFCYSQIILRLLYSPSSKRQTIQLVVTVVVVFFCCWVPYNITVFFKALELLDLYTSCEASKSIHVALQVTEIIAYLHTCLNPFLYVFVGRKFRQHLWKLIDKVPCHPCRMISVILPQDRLRRSSAMSQTSSLDERSTGI, from the exons ATGGCTGCAGTCACACCTGTCACCCTCGGCTTCCCCACAAACCAAAACAT CTCTAACTCAAGTGACTACGATTACAATTACGATTACAATTATGATGGCAAGGAACCATGCGATTACGTAAACTTCAAGCCTCAGGGTCTTGTCAGGATCTACTCCATCTTCTTCACGGTTGGCCTCCTGGGTAACTCCGTGGTGGTCTGGGTCATCTCCTGCGGGGCCCGACTGCGCAGCATGACGGACGTGTGCCTTCTCAACTTGGCCATTGCTGACATTCTCTTGTCGTGTTCCCTCCCGTTCCTCGTCTACCAGGCCTACGACCAGTGGGTGTTTGGGGAGACCATATGCAAAATTGTTCTGATCACCTACAACATAGTCTTCTACAGTGGGATCTTCTTTGTCACACTCATGAGCATCGACCGTTACTTGGCTATCGTGCACGCCGTTTACGCCACAAGAATCCGAACACAGCAGTTTGGAATAGCAGCCGCATTGGTCACATGGGTAATTGGAGTGATGGCGTCTTTTCCAGATATTCTATATCTCAAACAAGATTCAAATGGTAGCGTGACACACTGTTTCCCAGAATACCCGGCGGTGGGCAACAACCATCATTTCTGGAGGGTCTTGGgcctttttaaaatgaacattttaggTCTAATCATCCCTCTAGTGATCATGGGCTTCTGTTACTCACAGATCATCCTCAGGTTGCTTTACAGTCCCTCTTCCAAGAGACAGACCATCCAATTGGTCGTCACAGTGGTGGtggttttcttctgctgctgggtCCCATACAACATCACCGTGTTCTTCAAAGCCCTGGAGTTGCTGGACCTGTATACCAGTTGCGAGGCCAGCAAATCCATACATGTAGCTCTACAAGTTACAGAGATCATAGCATATCTCCACACTTGTCTTAACCCCTTCTTGTACGTGTTTGTCGGACGAAAGTTCAGGCAACACTTGTGGAAGTTGATCGACAAGGTTCCCTGCCATCCGTGTCGCATGATCAGCGTGATCCTTCCGCAGGACAGACTCCGACGAAGCTCGGCCATGTCGCAAACCTCCAGCTTGGATGAGAGAAGCACTGGGATATAG